Genomic segment of bacterium:
ACCGTCGCTGCCGACCTGGACGTCACCGAGAATGACGAGAGCGGCACCAAGTACCAGGAGTGGGCCCTGGGCGCGGAGTTCGACATCTGGGCCATCGCCCTGCGCGCGGGGATGAGCAATAACTCGGGGATCTCGGGAGCGCCGACCCTGCTGCACTTCGGCCTGGGTATCGGTTTTCTGGATCTCGGTTTCGCCTATGCGGAAAAGGGCGACTACTACATCGCCGGTGCGAACCTGGGGCTGGGGCTCTAAACAAAAAGGCGCTGACAGCGCCTTTTTGTGATTCCAGATTCCAGAGAGGGGCGCCTGCGGGCGCCCCTCCTTTATGCAAATAGCCGTATTCGAGTAATCGCCTTAACTGTTGACTGGGAACTGTAAACCGTTCACTGATGATCTGATGACAGGTAAGCTGTCATCAGATCATCCCTTCGTACCCCTTCAGCTCCTCCGTCACGACCCTTTCCTTCCTGATCCCCAGCTCCTCCAGGGCGCCGGTGACCGCCCGGACCATGGGAGGGGGGCCGGACACGTAGAAGGTCTGGCCCGGGATGTCCGGGACCGACTCCCGGATGACGCGGCTGTTGATGAACCCCGTAAAGCCCGTCCACCCCTCGGGCGGGTTCTGCAGGACGTGAACCACCGTAAGTCCAGGGTCCGCTTTTTCCCATTGCTCGATCTCCCCGGCAAAAGCGGTCTCTTCGACGTCGAGGTTTCCGTAGAGCAGATATTTTTCCCCGGTGACGCCCTTGTCCACGGCATGTTTCAGGATGCTCCTGATGGGAGTGATTCCGATCCCCCCGGCGATGAAGGTGGCCCTGTCGAGGCCGCCCTCGTAGATGAGGTTCCCCATGGGCCCCCTGAAAGTCACCTTGTCCCCGCGAGACAACTTGACGACAACCTGACTGAAATCAGACTGGCTGATCCGCTTGGTGAACTCCAGGTATGGTTCCGTGGGTGAGGAGGAGAAGGAGAGGGTGCGGGAGATCCCTCCATCTTCCCCCTGGACGGTGAAGTAGCCCCACTGTCCAGGCTTGAAGGTGAAGCCTTCCGGTTTTTCCATGCGCAGTGTAGCCGCGGAAGGAGTGCGCCGGATAAGTTCCATGACCTTTACAGAATGCTCGCTCATAGGGTTCACCTCGCCTTTCGGGAATGCAATTCCAGATTCCAAATTCCATAATGTACCATGTAGCGGGTGCTAATATCCTGGATTCCCGCTTCCGCGGGAATGACGATTGAAAATTCCTCCTTCAATTTCGTCATTCCGGGCGAAGACCAGGAATCCATTCCTCCGCCTGTCCTGAGCAAGCGAAGTGCGTCGAAGGGCGCGTACTCGCGTGTCAATGGCTATTAAAAAATTTTGCTCCCATCCATGCCGCGATAAACAGGACCGTTTCCACCAAGACGATGCTTCCCGAGGCGGGCAGGTCCAGGTAATAGCTTGCCACCAGCCCGGCGGCGACCGAAGCCATGCCGGCAGCACACGAGAGGAAGATGGCGGCCCGGAAATTGGGGGCGAGCTGCAGGGCGGTCGCGGCCGGGATGACGATGAGGGCCGCGACCAGCAGCAGGCCGACCACCTTCATGGCCAGGACCACGGTGACGGCCGACAGCACCGCCACGAGCAGGTCCAGCCTGGCCACCGGGATGCCCGAACTCTTCGCCAACTCGTTGTCGAAGGTGATGGAGACCAGATCGTTGTAGTTAAGGGCCACCGTGACGATGACCACTCCAGCCAGGATCACCGAGGAGAAGACCTCGCCGGTACTGATGGCGAGGATGTTCCCGAAGAGGTAGGAGAACAGCTCAACGCTGAACCGGCCGGATGCGCTGGCGATAACCACCCCGAGGGCGAAACCCACGGAAGAGACGATGCCGATGGCGGTGTCCCCGTGCAGGCCCATCGTTTCTCTCAGCTTCAGGAGGAGGCCGGAGGCCAGGACCGCCACGACGAGGGCTGTCCAGATGGGAGAGATGCCGAGGAGAAGGCCTAGCGCCACTCCTCCGAAGGTGACGTGGGCAAGGCCGTGCCCCAGCATGGCCTCCCGCCGCAGGACCAGGAAGACCCCGAGAACGCTGCACGCCAGGGCGATGAGAAGCCCGGCGGCAAAGGCTCGTTGCATGAATGCGAATTGGAAAATTTCCATTAGTTCTGGAATAGTGAAGGATGAAGGATGAATATTGCAGAGGCAGAGCCTGTGCCTTTCTTCCTCCTCCCTCCTTCCTCATTCCTCCTTCTGGTTTATCAATGCCTGTGGCAGATCAGGTGGCTTTCCGGGCCGAAGAGCGTGATCGCCTGCTCGGATTCGCAGAAATCGTCGTGGCTTCCGTGAAAGATCAGCTTCTGGTTCAGGCACGCGACCTTGTTGACGTGCTTGGTGACCACCCCGATGTCGTGGGTCACCAGGACCATGGTGACCCCCTTTTCCCTGTTCACCCGTTCGAGCATGTCGTAAAACCGTTTCTGGGTCGCGCCGTCCACACCGGTGGTCGGTTCGTCCAGGACCAGGACCTCCGGTTGGGTGACCAGGGCACGTGCGATGAACACCCGCTGCTGCTGCCCTCCCGAAAGAGCCCAGACCCGCCGGTTCTTGTACTGCCGCATCTCCATGAGATCCAGGGCCTTGTCGATGACGCCCCCGTCTCCCTTTGAAAGGAACCTGGGCCACCTCTTGTGGGGAAGCAGGCCCATGGCCACCACCTCCCTCACCGAGGCGGGGAAGAAGGGATCAAGGTCGGTGGCCTTCTGGGGGACATAGCCGATGCGGTCCCAGGCGGTGAACTCGTTGAGGTCCCTCCCCATGATCCGGATCGACCCGGAATCGGGTCTGGCCAGCCCCAGCATGATCCTGATGAGAGTGGATTTACCCGATCCGTTGGGGCCGAGGAGCGCCAGGAAATCCCCCCGGTGGACCTCAAGGGTCACCGAGTCGAGGATCTGCTCGCTGCCGTGCCGGAAACTGATCTTGTCCAGGTCGAACAGGACATCCGGATCATTCACAGGATAACCCCTCCCGCAGGCTTTTCAGGTTCTGCTCCATGAGATCGGTTAAAGCCGTGCCGCTTTGCCACTGGGCAGAGGTGAGGTTCGAAACGGGATTAAGGGAAAGCATCCCGGCTCCGGTCTCCCGGGAAAGGACCCTGGCAAGCTCCGGGTTCACCGTCTCCTCGAAAAAAACGGTGTTCACGTTGAGTTCCCTGACCTGTTTTATCACAGCGGCCATGTGCCTGGCACTGGGTTCGGTGTCCGGGCTGAGCCCGTAGATGGACACCTGGGTCAACCCGTAACGTTTAGCAAGGTGACCGAAGGCGGCATGTCCGCCGGTGACCAGGGTTGTGCTGGAGCAGCGCGAAAGGCCCAGCTCGAAGGCCATATCCAGTTCCTCGAGCCGACGGGCGTACTGTGCGGCACGCGAAGTGTAGATTTCCCCGTTGCCCGGGTCTTTTGCCGAAAGGATCTTCCCCGTTATCCGGACTGCCCGCGCAGCCTGTGCAAGGTCCAGCCAGAAATGGGGATCACTCCCCTGATCATGCCCACCATTAACGATACTCTTCGAACTGTCCGGTCCGTCGTCCCCGGCAAAGCCGGAGCTGTCCATGATCTCAACACTCTCAAGCCCTTTCCCCTTCACCGCGCCGACAAGATCGTGAGCCCATGGCTCCATGGATTCACCGACGTAAAGAAAGATGTCGGCCCTGGAGAGAAAAACGATGTCCGACGGTTTCGGCTCCCAGGAGTGGGGCTCTACACCGGCAGGGAGCAGGATGCGCACGTCCGCAAATGGTCCCGCCACCTCCCGGGCAAATTCGTAGAGGGGGAAAACGGAGGCGACCACTGTCAACCGATTGGACTGGGCCTTTGCCGGGAATATTGCCAGGGTGAGCGACAGGATGAATATGCAAGTTGCGAACGATTTTTTCAATTATAAGTCCAATCGGTTGACAGTGGTCGCAGTGCCAAGAGATAAGAGATAGGTGATTAGGAAAATCAGTTCCAGGAGATAAGTGAATACCTGGACTTAAGGTACAGCCTGTAGAATTTCCTTATCTCGTATCCCTTATCCCCTATCTCTCGAACTTAATGATGGCGATATGGCATGGTTCTTAATCGTTTAACTCTACTATATCGCCATCATTAAGTTCGTAGTCCATCGCCACCCTCTGCCCGTCGTAGACCTGCTCACCCCAGACCCTGCCGAACTTCATCCTCTGGGCCAGCTCCTTGTGGACCAGGGTAGCCAGTTCCGAAACGGTGGCGCCCTTTGTGACCACGAAAGGCTGGGTGAGGTCAGGCTCCTTGCCGGGCGGCTTGGAAAAGACCCTGATGAGGCGAAGGGAGCTATGTACCAGGTCCTTGAACCTCTCAAGCCCGGTGCCGGTTCTGGCCGACACGGGGTGGATCTCCGGCAGGTCGTCGAAAAGCTCCCTCAGGATGGCCAGCCTTTCGTCGGCTTCGCCCATGGCGCACTTGTTGCCCAGGTAGATGGCCGGGACGAGGACCCACCCGTCCTCCTGGTATGTTTTTTCCCCGCCCGGTTCGATGAGGCGGATCTTCAGGTCGTTCAGGACGGCGTGGGCGGCCTCCCACTGCTCGATGAGATCTTCCCGGGCAAGATCAAGGACGACGACGGCGATATCCGCGTTCCGGATGAGGCCGGAGATCCAGCGTTCCGTGACGCTGGGGTCCAGGGCCGGGGTGTCGATGAGCTGGATGGGGATGCCGTGGTGGAACATCATGCCGGGCTGGGGCATGCGGGTGGTGAACGGGTAATCGGCGATGGCGGGTTCCAGGTTGGTCAGGATCGAGATGAGGGAGGATTTTCCCGTGTTCACGGGACCGATGACCGCCGCCTGGGCTGCCCCTTCCCTGGGAACGTGGGACAGGTCGACCCTCTTGCTGCCTTTTTTCTTCGCCTGCTCCGACAGGTTCTTCCACTTGGCGATACGCTTTTTTATGTCCGACTGCATCTTCTCGGTCCCCTTGTGCTTGGGGATGAGACGAAGCATCTTGTCGAGGGCTTCGAGTTTCGCGTCAGGGGTGGTGGCCGAGCGGAACTGTTCTTCGGCTTCCAGGTACATCGGGGAGAGGTTAGCGCTCATAAGGACTATGCGGTTTCCAATAAGGGTTCATCTGCTGCGTTATCGCCCCTCGGGAATCCTCGATATCTGCATTCAAAGTGTCGCACTTCACCACAGATCAATATCCCCGGTCGACCTGGCAACTCCATGGAAAACCATGGCGTGAGCACCAACGACGAGGTATTTAACTTCCCAGCCGTCGAAAGCGGACAATATGTTTTTGTAATCGCTGCTGATCAATGTCGATCCCCCGGAAGGCCCATGCGTTCCTGGTCATGACATGCACCATCGCGACCCTCTCGGCCGGAGTAGTTCTGTCCAGGTCCGTCTCCTTTCCCTGGTCCTCGAGGCGGACCTTCCCGATTTTTATCACCTTGTTTTTCATAAAGTTATCATAGCACAACCTCGGAGCAGGAAAGGTAGTACCTGGCCATGGCCGCCTCGAGCTGGCGCAGGATCCCGAAGATTTTGAGGACGCGATCTTTGGTTTCAGTCACCATTACAGGATGAATTATACAACATGGACGGTATAAATCTAAGAAGAAGCTGGTTCCCGGAAACCTCATCCGTGAAATATGTTATATTTCGCAGATGGACAAAAAAGCCATATCCAACGCCCTGGAAGAGGCGGCCGTCCTCATGGAGCTTGCCGGGGACAACCCCTTCCGCATCAGGGCCTACCACAACGCGTCGCGCATCGTCCGCGCTTTCGCCGGGGACCTGGCCGAGGCCGTGACCGACGGCTCCATCCGCTCCGTCAAGGGGATCGGGACCAATATCGCCGCCCACATCGCAGAACTTCTCGGGTCGGACGACCCGCCCTTCCTGCTTGAGCTGCGCTCCCGCTTCCCGGAAGGGGTCCTGGAGCTTCTGCGCATCCCCGGCCTCGGCCCGAAAAAGATCAGGGTACTCATGGATGAGCTCGATGTCACCTCGGTGGGAGAGCTGGAGTACGCCTGCGGGGAGAACCGCCTCCTGACCCTGCCCGGCTTCGGAGCGAAGACCCAGGAAAACATCCTCAAGGGGATCGCCGGCCTCATCGCCTACGCCGGCCGCTACCTGGCCGATACGGTCCAGCCCCAGGCTGATGCCATCGTCGAAGCCCTGAGGAAGGTCAAGGGAACCAGACAGGTGGAGGTGGCCGGCTCCCTTCGCCGCCGCAAGGAGATCGTCAAGGACATCGACCTGGTGGCCTCGGGAAAGAGCGAGCCTCTCATGGATGCGGTGGCCGCGCACGAGCTGGCGGGAGAGGTCACCGCCCGCGGCGACACCAGGCTGACGGCTCGCCTCAGGTCGGGGGTCAACCTGGACCTGAGAGTGGTTCCGCCGGAGTCGTTTCCCTACGCCTGGCAGCACTTTACCGGGAGCAAGGAGCACAACATCGCCCTGCGCGAAAGGGCCAGGAAGATGGGTCTCAAGTCCAACGAGTACGGCCTGTTCGACGGGGAAAAGAACGTGCCCTGCAGGGACGAGGCTGCCATCTACGAACGGCTGGGACTGGCCTTTATCCCCCCCGAGCTTCGCGAGGAGATGGGGGAGATCCCGGCGGCCGGGGCCGGCACCCTGCCGGTGCTCGTTGAACCGGGCGATATCCGGGGCGCTCTCCACATGCACACCGTGGCCAGCGACGGGACGGCCACCCTGGAGGAGATGGTCGCAGCGGCGAGGGACCTGGGCCTTTCGTACATCGGGGTGACGGAACACTCCCAGTCAGCAAGATACGCAAGAGGTCTTGAACCCGGGCGGGTAAAACAGGAATTTGCCGTGATCGACAAGATAAACGACAAAAACGAAGGTTTTGTCGTTTATAAAGGCATTGAATCAGACATCCTTCCAGACGGCTCCCTGGACTACCCGGAGGAGATCCTTGCCTCCTTCGATTTTGTCATCGGCTCGGTCCATTCCAGCTTCACCATGAAGGAAGAGCAGATGACCGACCGCATCTGCCGGGCCCTGGAGAACCCCTGGCTGGACATCCTTGGGCACCCCACGGGGCGGCTGCTGCTGGCCCGTGAGCCCTACGCCGTGGACATGGACCGGGTTCTCGAGTGCGCGGCCAAAAACGGCAAGTCCATCGAGCTCAACGCTCACCCCTACCGCCTGGACATCGACTGGCGGCTCCTTCCCAGGGCGAAGGAACTGGGGATGAGGATCGCCATCTGCCCGGACGCCCACAGCACCGCAGAGTTGGCTTACACCTTTTACGGCCTGGGCGCGGCGAGGAAGGGGTGGCTGGAGAAGGGGGACGTGCTGAACTGCCTGTCAGCTGAAGAGCTGAAGGCGTATTTCCTGCAAAAGCGGCAAAAGCATTAACACAGAGAAAATCGAAGGGCGCTATGCTTGTCCTGAGCTTGTCGAAGGGCGCTTTGCGCCAGGGTTCAGGGGAAGGCGCGGTTCGTGTAAGAGCAGCAAAGGCGGCCTCACGCAGAGACTCGGAGACGCCCAGAGAACCAGGAAAAAGTCATGTTGTCATCGCGAACCATTAACCACGTGAAGCGATCCCGGGATTGCTTCGGCACGCCATCCGTCTTCGTCACGCAAAAGGCGTGACTACGCCGCGACAAGTCGGCGTGACCCGCAATGACAGACAATGCTGGATTCCGGGTCTTCGTTTTACTTCGCCCGGAATGACTTGATGGTTTACTCGGCTACTCTACCGGTAAAATCCAGAAAGTAAGGTCATATGGCTGAAAGCATGAAAAAGAGATCCGAGCGAGCAGTGGCCATCGACGCTATCCTCGCCGGACTCTACCCCAACGACACGGCTCTCAAATTTCATAACACCCTCCAGCTTCTGGTCGCTACCATCCTTTCCGCCCAGTGCACCGACGGTCAGGTGAACATGGTGACCCCGGCTCTCTTCGAGAAATACCCGGACGCGAAGGCGTTCGCCGGCGCCGACCTCCGGGAACTGGAGCAGATGATCTTCTCAACCGGCTTCTACCGGCAGAAGGCAAAGTCGATCCAGGGGTGCTGCAAGGCTATCGTTGAAAAGTTCGGGGGAGAGGTGCCCAGTACGCTGGAGGAGATGGTCACCCTGCCCGGGGTGGGGCGCAAGACGGGCAACCTGGTCCTGGGCATCGCCGAAGGGATCCCGGGTGTGGTGGTGGACACCCACGTCAAGCGGTTATCGAACCGAATGGGGCTTACGGAAAACAAGGACCCGGAGAAGATCGAAAAGGATATCAACGCCCTTTTGCCGCCCGGGCGCTGGATGCCCTTTTCCAGTGAACTGATCTTTCTGGGAAGAGACAAGTGCTCAGCGCGAAGGGCGAAGTGCGAAGAGTGCCCGGTCAGTGTTCTATGCCCGAAGGTGGGAGTGGTTTGAACGTGTGTGCGTGAAGCGTGGAGCGTGTATGCGATATGATTGTCACTCACGTACGCACAAACGCACTCACGGGACAATGACCACACGTCCCAAATCCCCGTCATCCTCCTTGTCGAAGATGACATCTCCCAGAACCTTCCCCTTGGGCAGGTCGAAAGCTCCGCCCTCGACCTCCACGTCCTCCGTAACGTGGATCCCCAGCTTGACGTGGTAGTCGCGGCTTTCCGAGAAGGTGTTGTTTTTCAAGGCCACGTTCTCCGGGTTGTCCGTGACGAAGATCGCGGTGTTGTTCCCTTGGAATGTGTTCCCCTCAACGGTGCCCCCGAACTCGTGGAACCTCAGACCGGCGTCGTTGTAGCGGAAGGCGTTGTCCCTGACCGACATGTTCGTGCTGGAAAAGCGAAGCCCCACGTTGTTCCTCTCGAAGGCGCAGTCCCGGACAACCACGTCCCCCGCCTCCCTGGCGTGTATGCCGGTCGAGGCGTTCGTGAACACGCAGTTTTCGAACCGGCCTCCCTTTCCGTTGAGCAGGTTGACGCTTCCCCACTTGACGCCTTCGACGGATGCCGGCCCTGCCTGGGAGAAGTGGATCGGTTCGTTGGCGGTCCCGACAGCATCGATCCTGCCGCTCACGATGAGCTCCGAGGAGGGGAAGCCGGGATGGTCGGAGCACAGGTCGAAGAGGGAGTCGGCCTCGACGGGGGAGAACCATATCCTGGCCCCATGCCTGAGGGACACGGGCTTGTCTGTTGGTGTGGGGACGTCCCCTGCGATGAGAAGTCTCCCCGCATAAGGACCCGTGGGCACCCCGGTGCCGGGAAAGGCCAGGGAGAATGTCAGTGGTTCATCGGTGATGACAGACCCGATCCCCTCCTCGTCCTGACCGTCGTAGATCCTGGCCGGGTCGGGAGGGCCGCCGACCCCCCAATCGCATCCACTGGCGTCGATACCGGTTGATCCGTTGTTGTCCACGTCGAACCGGCCGTTGCCGGCAAGCCGGCTCATTTCGACTCGCACCGGGGCGTCGGTGACGGATAGACCCGTAAAGCCGTTTTGGGAAAGGTCACTGTAGATGACCCGGCCATCGACGCTGTTGAAGGACAGCCCTTCCGTCAGGTTGCCCCGCACCATGGACTCGCGGATGGTGACCTTCTCCCCGGCTCCCTTGAAACGCGGGCCCCTCACGTTGCCGCTGATGACAGCCCTGGTGAGGGTCGTCTCCGATTCCCTGGACACGAAACTCTCGGCGAAACTGCCGGTGACCACGAGATCTGATACCGCCACCTTCGACCGGAGGAAATTGATCCCGGCCACGTTGTCCTCGGCGACGATGTTCGTGAGGGTGACCTCGCTGTCCCGGAACCGGGCCCCGCTCTGGTTGCGGCGGAAAAAAGCCCGGTCGATGACGGTCCCGGCCGACTCCTGGAACTGGACCCCGCGAAGGTTGTCCTCGAAAATGACGTTGGAAAAGCGCGCCTTTGAAAAATGGCTGTGGAACGCCTTGACCCCGTGACGGAAGATCGCATTGTTCACCACGTTGTCAGGCGAGTCGGAGGCGATGACGCTCAGGCTGTCCCAAACCCCCGGCGAGGCTCCAGGCTCTTCGGAGTCGAATAGAACCCAGGCGTCCTCCTCGCCGAGAACCTTCACCGTCCCCTGGACGACGATCCAGCTTTCTCCAAGGCCGTCACCGTTGGTGTCCCTGAAGGTGAAGAGCACGTGGGTGCCGGGTCCGATCTCGAGGGTGACTTCCGGAGGAACGGCCACCTGGCCGTCGATGATCACGGTCCCGGACCAGGTGGTGTCCTCCGTGAGGGCCACTTCCCCCATGTACTGCCTGGTGACAGGAGGGCGGTCAGGGGTGACGGGCAAGGTCTCCCTGTAATGGACATCAACCGGCTGAGCCGTCAGGGAAAGGGCGCCGTCGCCGTTGCCCTCGAAAGTGTCTGATGGGCTTTTCAGGGGGTTGAGCGTGTGCCAGGCGGCGGTGGCTATCCCGTTGTCCCGGTAGGTGTTGCCCGACTGGATGACCCACGCTCCCAGGGCCGCGGCCATGCCCACTTCGTTGCCGGTAAAGGTGCACCCCGTTACCCGGGCGGTGCCGCCGAGCATCATGAGCCCGTACTGGGCTCCGGCAACAGTGGAACGTTCCAGTGTCACGGCGGCACCGGGGGTTGCCGCGACGATCCCGCCCCACGAGCCCCTGGTGCCCGTTTCCGTTCGGATGACGGTGTCTTCGAGGACGAGAACCCCCCGGACGACGATCTCGGTCCCCGTGGTCACGAACTGGGAGTCGGTGCGGGTCCCCTCGCTGGCAAGGACCGTGACCCTCGTGCCCGGCTGAAAAGCCAGGGTGATCCCCTCCGGGACGAGGAGGTCCTCGGAGAGGGTGACCATCCCCGACAGGGTCGTGTCGGCGGTGACGGCGCCGGCCAGCACCACGGGCTGGTCGACAGTTCCCCGCAGGATTGCGCTGCGGGGGCCGGCGCAGGAAAATACAGCCAGAGTGAGGAGGCTAAGAAGGATGGCAGGTCTTATTCTCATATCTCAGATCCCAAATTTCCAGGTTTACAATCTCTTGCCGGTACGAAGCGCGATGATCGAGGTGCAGGGCGATGATCGAGGTGCGAAGTGAGGATTTTCTTCGTTCTTCGCTCTTTGTGCTTCGCGCCAGGTGTTTCTCAAAACAGATAATGATATCCGTACGCCATGGTGATTGTCCCGACGAGGCAGATCCCGAGGTACAGGAAGAACACCCTGCGGGCAAAGAAAGTCAGGAAGATCCCCATGACGGGAATGGCGGTCACCGGTCCTCCCACGAGGAAGGCCAGCCCGGGGCCCTTGGCGAGGGGCAGGTCCACGTAACCATAGAGGATGGCCGAGGCCATGATCTGGTTGATGTGCAGGGGGACCACTGCCACCGTGATGAGGGGGATACTGAGGGGGAACGTGTTGGTGAGCAGGGGGGCGACCCACTCGGAAGGAATGTACCGGGCGGCCACCACCTCGATGAATACCCCGAGGAGAACGAACTTCCCGATCTTCAGGGTCCCGTCCACGAACTTTCCGAAAAAAACAGCGGCCTTGTTGCTCGTGCGCGATTCGATGTACTTTTTGCTGAACTGGTTCCTGCAATCGCACTGAAGGTCTTCGCAGGGATAGTCGGGGTCGTGGAAATCACCCCTGGGGATCCCACGGGTGAAAAGCCTGTCCATCTCGAACCAGCCCCGCCGCTGGAAATAGAGGGTCGTATAGCCGGCGAACAGACCCATGATAGCGGCGCTCGCCAGCTTGACCACTGCCCACTGCTGCCCGAGTTCCCAGGCGGTCAGGGTATACCCCGCGGGGCTCATGAGGGGGCTCGTTACCAGCAGGGTCATGGCCGGGGCGAAAGGAACCCCCGCCAGGATCATGGAGATGGTCAGGGGCAGGATGCCGCAGGCACACAGGGGGCTGAACAGGCCGATACCCACGGCCAGCCAGATGGCTCCTCCGCCCAGTCTTTCAAGGGTCCTGCGCAGCTTGATGTGCCACCCGTAGGTGCGAACGAGGGCCTCCAGGGCCACTCCTGCCGCGAAATACCAGAAGATGTACCTGAACTCGGCGATAAAATCGGAACCCAGTCCCAGAACCTCGTTGAAAAATGTTTCCAAAAACGGCTCCTTAGACAGATATCTGCCAGCCAACGGGGCCCACAAGCTGATTAATGGTCAAAAAAATGCCCTTTTTGCATTCAAACCAATAATTATTGCCATAGTTATGCCAAGAAGGGCAGTATCCAGTATCCAATAGCCAGACCCCAGAGTCTGCGGTTCTGGAGTCCGGACACCAGGCACTGGATTTTTTTGCTCATTTCATGAGAGAGAAAAATCCATCCCACCCCATTTTCAGCGAAATAACCAGGATGATGGCTCCCACGATGATCCTCAGGGTCCTGGGACGAGCGTAGTGCGTGACCCAGAGTCCCCCCAGCCTGGAACCTGTCAGGGCGGCCGCGGCAAGGAGGAGAGCGGTCGGAATGGGGAAGTCGGCGTGGGGCAGATGGGACAGGAAGGCCGCTGTCGCGGAGACCACCACCACGAGGGATGACGTGGCCACTGCCTGCCTGGTCGGGAACCCGGTGGCCAGGAGGAACGAAACGAGGAGGAACCCGCCGCCGATCCCCAGCAGTCCGCTGAAAAATCCCACGAAAAATCCGATGGTCAGGATGACCCATGCTCGATAGACCGTCAGGGGGGCCGATCTGTCCACCGGGTCGCGGGTCGAAAAGATGCTATAGACGACATAGCCCGCCGCCGCCGAGAACAGGACCTTTACAACTCCGGTTGGAATGACCGTCATGGCCCAGGCTCCCGCCGGGGCCCCGAGAAGGACGGTGGACGCGGCCGTAAGGCTGGTTTTCGTCTGAACCAGCCCGTTCCGGTAGTATGTATAGGCTGCGCTGGAACTGGTCGCGATCCCGAGGAAAAGGCTCAGGGGGATGGCGCCTGTAGCGAAGTCAAGGCCCCACCAGGAAAGCAGGGGAACGTAAACGATCCCGCCGCCGAGACCCATCATGCCCAGGAGACCGGAGCCGAAGATGACCGCGATGAGTAAAATGGCCAGCATGGGGGTTACAGTAAAGGGGAAAGTGGAAAGTGGAAAGTGGAAAGTGGAAAGGAAACAATGAGGAGGGAGAAGGGTTGAGGATTGCCGGTTTTATAGTGCGCATGTGCACCGGTGCACTGGATCTCCTGATTCCTGACCGGCTTGTCCTCCGTAGCCTATTATGCCCATCAGTTTCACCGCCTGTTGCACACGGTCGTGTGCATAATCCCTTGTTATATTTGACCATTTTTTGACAAAGTCCGGAACCCGCAATAAGCTTGGCTGTAATCTGGCCATGTGGGTGATCGCAATGGCGGCCTTGTTTACGATCCCGGCCGTTGTACCGGCGCATTCGCCTCGAACACGGTGACGTTGCCCCTGTTCGAACCGGAGAGGTTTTCCCGGGACGCAGGAGGGCCTGACGTTGCGGTGAGGACCTTCGTCATCCCCACCATCAAGGGGAGCTTCACTCTGGCCTTGGAAAACGGCAGCGCCGCGGGCGACAGCCTCGCCTCGGCGGCTGTGGTGAAGGTGAACGGGTTTACGGTGATCAAGGTCTCGGACCTGAACCAACAGGTGACTTACCTTGAAAGAGACCTTGCTCC
This window contains:
- a CDS encoding zinc ABC transporter substrate-binding protein; its protein translation is MKKSFATCIFILSLTLAIFPAKAQSNRLTVVASVFPLYEFAREVAGPFADVRILLPAGVEPHSWEPKPSDIVFLSRADIFLYVGESMEPWAHDLVGAVKGKGLESVEIMDSSGFAGDDGPDSSKSIVNGGHDQGSDPHFWLDLAQAARAVRITGKILSAKDPGNGEIYTSRAAQYARRLEELDMAFELGLSRCSSTTLVTGGHAAFGHLAKRYGLTQVSIYGLSPDTEPSARHMAAVIKQVRELNVNTVFFEETVNPELARVLSRETGAGMLSLNPVSNLTSAQWQSGTALTDLMEQNLKSLREGLSCE
- the polX gene encoding DNA polymerase/3'-5' exonuclease PolX; amino-acid sequence: MDKKAISNALEEAAVLMELAGDNPFRIRAYHNASRIVRAFAGDLAEAVTDGSIRSVKGIGTNIAAHIAELLGSDDPPFLLELRSRFPEGVLELLRIPGLGPKKIRVLMDELDVTSVGELEYACGENRLLTLPGFGAKTQENILKGIAGLIAYAGRYLADTVQPQADAIVEALRKVKGTRQVEVAGSLRRRKEIVKDIDLVASGKSEPLMDAVAAHELAGEVTARGDTRLTARLRSGVNLDLRVVPPESFPYAWQHFTGSKEHNIALRERARKMGLKSNEYGLFDGEKNVPCRDEAAIYERLGLAFIPPELREEMGEIPAAGAGTLPVLVEPGDIRGALHMHTVASDGTATLEEMVAAARDLGLSYIGVTEHSQSARYARGLEPGRVKQEFAVIDKINDKNEGFVVYKGIESDILPDGSLDYPEEILASFDFVIGSVHSSFTMKEEQMTDRICRALENPWLDILGHPTGRLLLAREPYAVDMDRVLECAAKNGKSIELNAHPYRLDIDWRLLPRAKELGMRIAICPDAHSTAELAYTFYGLGAARKGWLEKGDVLNCLSAEELKAYFLQKRQKH
- a CDS encoding TGS domain-containing protein, giving the protein MSANLSPMYLEAEEQFRSATTPDAKLEALDKMLRLIPKHKGTEKMQSDIKKRIAKWKNLSEQAKKKGSKRVDLSHVPREGAAQAAVIGPVNTGKSSLISILTNLEPAIADYPFTTRMPQPGMMFHHGIPIQLIDTPALDPSVTERWISGLIRNADIAVVVLDLAREDLIEQWEAAHAVLNDLKIRLIEPGGEKTYQEDGWVLVPAIYLGNKCAMGEADERLAILRELFDDLPEIHPVSARTGTGLERFKDLVHSSLRLIRVFSKPPGKEPDLTQPFVVTKGATVSELATLVHKELAQRMKFGRVWGEQVYDGQRVAMDYELNDGDIVELND
- a CDS encoding metal ABC transporter ATP-binding protein — protein: MNDPDVLFDLDKISFRHGSEQILDSVTLEVHRGDFLALLGPNGSGKSTLIRIMLGLARPDSGSIRIMGRDLNEFTAWDRIGYVPQKATDLDPFFPASVREVVAMGLLPHKRWPRFLSKGDGGVIDKALDLMEMRQYKNRRVWALSGGQQQRVFIARALVTQPEVLVLDEPTTGVDGATQKRFYDMLERVNREKGVTMVLVTHDIGVVTKHVNKVACLNQKLIFHGSHDDFCESEQAITLFGPESHLICHRH
- the nth gene encoding endonuclease III, which translates into the protein MKKRSERAVAIDAILAGLYPNDTALKFHNTLQLLVATILSAQCTDGQVNMVTPALFEKYPDAKAFAGADLRELEQMIFSTGFYRQKAKSIQGCCKAIVEKFGGEVPSTLEEMVTLPGVGRKTGNLVLGIAEGIPGVVVDTHVKRLSNRMGLTENKDPEKIEKDINALLPPGRWMPFSSELIFLGRDKCSARRAKCEECPVSVLCPKVGVV
- a CDS encoding metal ABC transporter permease — its product is MQRAFAAGLLIALACSVLGVFLVLRREAMLGHGLAHVTFGGVALGLLLGISPIWTALVVAVLASGLLLKLRETMGLHGDTAIGIVSSVGFALGVVIASASGRFSVELFSYLFGNILAISTGEVFSSVILAGVVIVTVALNYNDLVSITFDNELAKSSGIPVARLDLLVAVLSAVTVVLAMKVVGLLLVAALIVIPAATALQLAPNFRAAIFLSCAAGMASVAAGLVASYYLDLPASGSIVLVETVLFIAAWMGAKFFNSH